A section of the Primulina eburnea isolate SZY01 chromosome 1, ASM2296580v1, whole genome shotgun sequence genome encodes:
- the LOC140830662 gene encoding nucleolar complex-associated protein 2, which translates to MGKKEAEEHVGTLRKLPEKDPGFYEFLKEHDKDLLEFNDKDIDDDAQTDAEEEETAVDHVEHEDDKLEKKEEPFKKVITSAMVDSWCNAVHDGPKLGAVRSLLRAFRSACHYGDDGGDDPTTNFSMMSSAVFNKVMLFVLNEMDGILRDLLKLPSSGGKKEMVVDLMNTRRWKNYNHLVKSYLGNSLHVLNQMTDNEMIAFMLKRLRYSSLFLAAFPALSRKYIKVALHFWGTESGALPVVSFLFLRDSCIRLGSDYLDECIRGMYKSYVLNCHNVNPAKLQRIQFLGNCFIELLRVDISSAYQLAFAYIRQLAMILKEALSGSTKKNTNKKKGKDDPPRSKKEKGKEAPSGKTTKKDAFRKVYQWKFINCLELWTGVICAYSSEADLIPLAYPLTQIITGAARLLPSACYFPLRLRCVRMLNRISASTSTFIPVSLLLLDMLEIKELRRPPTGGVGKAIDFSSILKVSKATLSTRAFQEACVFSVVEELTEHLAQWSYSIAFLEFSFIPSIRLRSFCKSTKVERFRREMRHLIRQVEANCDFINKKRTTSSLSPNEIAVESFLEDEKNSGTSPLSQYVATLRQRAKEINDSLKETSVLVGDRSSKFGNGIAEDDGEDDSDDEEGTDLLPPQPQSKNKRQKHVKRKNDEPLNNAAMDEDIVEDFILSSDEDSPIRDDAEEEDSPLKAATPKWRSKKQKQLVEMSVEETKVGNKKSNKRKRRGKGKL; encoded by the exons ATGGGGAAGAAAGAAGCTGAAGAACATGTAGGGACGCTACGGAAGCTTCCCGAAAAG GACCCAGGCTTCTATGAATTCTTGAAAGAACATGACAAGGATCTCTTGGAATTTAATGATAAGGACATTGAT GATGATGCCCAAACTGATGCGGAGGAAGAAGAAACAGCCGTTGATCATGTTGAACATGAGGATGATAAACTTGAGAAGAAAGAAGAGCCTTTTAAAAAGGTGATAACTAGTGCAATGGTTGATTCTTGGTGTAATGCAGTTCATGATGGACCAAAGCTAGGGGCAGTTCGCTCGCTTTTGAGAGCTTTTCGTTCTGCTTGCCATTATGGTGATGATGGTGGTGATGACCCAACAACAAACTTTAGTATGATGTCTAGTGCTGTTTTTAATAAAGTAATGCTTTTTGTTTTAAATGAAATGGATGGAATCCTTCGGGATCTGTTGAAATTACCATCTTCTGGTGGGAAAAAGGAGATGGTTGTGGATTTGATGAATACAAGACGCTGGAAGAACTACAATCATTTGGTGAAGTCATATCTTGGGAATTCTCTGCATGTTTTGAATCAAATGACTGACAATGAAATGATAGCATTCATGCTAAAGCGTCTTAGATACTCCTCTTTATTTTTGGCCGCTTTTCCTGCTCTCTCGAGAAAGTATATTAAG GTCGCTCTTCATTTCTGGGGTACGGAAAGCGGTGCTCTGCCAGTTGTTTCCTTTTTATTCTTAAGAGACTCTTGCATACGACTTGGTTCTGACTACCTAGACGAGTGCATCAGAGGAATGTACAAATCCTATGTCTTGAATTGCCATAATGTCAATCCAGCAAAATTGCAACGCATTCAATTTCTTGGCAATTGTTTTATTGAACTTCTTCGGGTGGACATTTCATCTGCTTACCAACTCGCCTTTGCTTACATCCGGCAATTAGCAATGATTTTGAAGGAAGCTCTTTCTGGTTCCACCAAAAAGAACACTAATAAAAAGAAGGGGAAGGATGATCCTCCTCGTTCCAAAAAAGAGAAGGGGAAAGAAGCACCTTCTGGTAAAACGACTAAGAAG GACGCATTCAGAAAGGTTTATCAGTGGAAGTTCATTAATTGCCTGGAGCTATGGACTGGTGTCATTTGTGCATATAGCTCGGAAGCTGATTTGATCCCCCTTGCTTATCCATTGACTCAGATTATTACGGGGGCTGCTCGTTTACTTCCATCTGCTTGTTATTTCCCCCTTAGATTGCGTTGTGTGAGAATGCTCAACCGAATCAGTGCCTCAACCAGTACTTTCATCCCTGTTTCTCTGCTTTTGTTGGACATGTTAGAAATCAAAGAATTGCGCAGGCCACCTACAGGAGGAGTGGGCAAAGCCATTGATTTTTCTTCTATTCTGAAG GTAAGCAAAGCCACCCTATCTACACGAGCTTTTCAAGAGGCTTGTGTTTTTTCTGTGGTTGAGGAGCTCACCGAACATCTTGCTCAGTGGAGTTACTCGATTGCTTTTTTGGAGTTTTCTTTTATTCCTAGCATTCGGTTACGCAGCTTTTGTAAATCCACGAAGGTTGAGAGATTTCGTCGGGAAATGAGGCACCTCATTCGTCAG GTTGAGGCGAACTGTGATTTTATAAACAAGAAGCGGACAACATCATCATTATCGCCAAATGAAATTGCGGTTGAATCTTTCCTTGAG GATGAGAAGAACTCAGGGACTAGCCCCCTGTCTCAGTATGTTGCCACTCTACGCCAGAGAGCAAAGGAAATAAATGACTCTTTGAAGGAAACCAG CGTGCTTGTTGGAGACCGTTCTTCAAAATTTGGAAACGGGATAGCAGAGGATGATGGAGAAGATGATTCTGATGATGAAGAAGGCACTGATCTTTTGCCACCACAGCCCCAGTCCAA GAATAAGCGTCAGAAACATGTTAAGAGGAAGAATGATGAACCATTGAACAACGCAGCCATGGATGAAGATATCGTAGAGGATTTTATTCTCAGTTCTGATGAAGATAGTCCGATTAGGGACGATGCAGAGGAAGAGGACAGTCCCCTGAAGGCAGCTACCCCGAAATGGAGGAGCAAGAAACAGAAGCAACTGGTGGAGATGTCTGTGGAGGAGACTAAGGTAGGTAATAAAAAGTCGAATAAGAGGAAGAGGAGGGGAAAGGGTAAACTTTAA
- the LOC140830679 gene encoding delta(12)-acyl-lipid-desaturase-like, with protein MGAGGRMSVPAGKNEEKKSNTLQRMPYSKPPFTLGDLKKAIPPHCFQRSLVRSFSYVVFDLFFVCLFYYIATSYFHLLPPSLRYVAWSVYWIVQGCVTTGVWVIAHECGHHAFSDYQWVDDTVGLVLHSALMVPYFSWKYSHRRHHSNTGSMERDEVFVPKPKSKLGWYSKYLNNPPGRVATLLITLTLGWPLYLAFNVSGRPYSRFACHYDPYGPIYNDRERLQIYLSDAGVLAAAYVLYRVALAKGLTWLICVYGLPLLIVNGFLVLITFLQHTHPALPHFDSSEWDWLRGALATVDRDYGVLNKVFHNITDTHVAHHLFSTMPHYHAMEATKAIKPILKQYYQFDETSFYKAMWREATECVYVEPDENSKDKGVFWYKNKF; from the coding sequence ATGGGAGCCGGAGGCCGCATGTCTGTTCCAGCAGGCAAAAATGAAGAAAAGAAGAGCAACACCCTCCAACGAATGCCTTACTCGAAGCCTCCTTTCACTCTTGGTGACTTGAAGAAGGCCATCCCACCCCACTGCTTCCAAAGATCCCTCGTCCGCTCGTTTTCCTATGTCGTTTTTGATCTCTTCTTTGTGTGTCTCTTCTACTACATTGCCACCTCATACTTCCACCTCCTCCCACCATCTCTGCGCTACGTTGCGTGGTCTGTTTATTGGATCGTTCAAGGATGTGTTACTACTGGAGTTTGGGTGATCGCTCATGAGTGTGGCCACCATGCTTTCAGTGATTACCAGTGGGTCGATGACACTGTTGGATTGGTCCTCCACTCGGCTCTTATGGTCCCTTATTTCTCTTGGAAATACAGTCATCGTCGCCACCATTCGAACACGGGATCCATGGAACGTGATGAGGTCTTCGTACCCAAGCCCAAGTCGAAATTGGGATGGTACTCTAAATACTTGAACAATCCACCAGGCCGGGTTGCGACTCTGCTTATCACCCTCACTCTCGGTTGGCCTTTGTACTTGGCTTTCAATGTGTCTGGCAGGCCTTACAGTCGTTTTGCATGCCACTACGATCCCTATGGGCCGATATACAACGATAGAGAGCGACTTCAAATCTACTTATCCGATGCTGGAGTTCTTGCCGCCGCATATGTGCTCTATCGTGTAGCATTGGCGAAAGGGCTAACTTGGTTGATATGTGTTTATGGTTTGCCTTTACTAATCGTCAATGGATTCCTAGTCTTGATCACGTTTTTGCAGCACACTCATCCGGCCTTGCCTCATTTTGATTCTTCTGAGTGGGACTGGCTGAGGGGTGCATTGGCGACTGTTGATAGAGACTATGGTGTGCTGAATAAAGTTTTCCACAACATCACCGACACGCACGTGGCTCACCACTTGTTCTCGACTATGCCGCATTACCACGCAATGGAGGCCACAAAAGCCATAAAGCCAATCTTGAAACAGTATTATCAGTTCGACGAAACCTCCTTTTACAAGGCTATGTGGAGGGAGGCAACGGAATGTGTATATGTCGAACCAGACGAGAATAGCAAGGACAAGGGCGTATTCTGGTACAAAAACAAGTTTTGA
- the LOC140830689 gene encoding putative E3 ubiquitin-protein ligase LIN: MTEDRILKLAGFHNGPDWDIADDESYDISFDGRVDSQIEDSEEEKAREKWLVNLSASLLEDENKPFLDTVSKCLNLGNSDLVRVCLVTKLTMAWLSSSLGSLADTKFQLYAFSALISPLKKCMEHGELVEHKILASLCLLNFSKFPECRILLMKIAEQIYSCVENLEEITWTAEELCNIIPGKRK; the protein is encoded by the exons ATGACAGAGGATCGGATACTTAAACTTGCTGGATTTCACAATGGTCCTGACTGGGATATTGCTGATGATGAATCTTATGATATATCATTTGATGGAAGGGTTGATTCTCAGATCGAAGACAGCGAAGAAGAAAAGGCGAGGGAGAAGTGGCTAGTGAATTTATCAGCTTCACTGCTTGAGGATGAGAATAAGCCATTCTTGGACACTGTATCCAAGTGTTTGAATTTAGGGAACTCGGATTTGGTCCGAGTGTGTTTGGTAACAAAACTAACAATGGCCTGGTTGAGTTCTTCACTTGGTTCATTGGCAGATACAAAATTTCAACTCTATGCTTTCTCAGCTCTCATCTCTCCGCTCAAAAAATGTATGGAACATGGGGAGCTGGTCGAGCACAAGATTCTTGCTTCATTATGTCTGCTAAATTTCAGTAAATTTCCAG AATGCAGGATACTGCTGATGAAGATTGCGGAGCAGATTTACAGTTGTGTAGAAAACCTGGAAGAGATCACATGGACGGCCGAGGAACTGTGTAACATAATTCCCGGGAAGAGGAAGTAG